One part of the Gemmatimonadaceae bacterium genome encodes these proteins:
- a CDS encoding DegT/DnrJ/EryC1/StrS family aminotransferase: MDLTTAHVVAAAARLVAYKTTLCREDVEKSWEGGEAVAFLSVRSAFTALLEALDWPAGSEILITGINIVDMARIIQSFGHIAVPIDLMSSTLAPDPAEIQTRIGPATRGLVVAHLFGGHIDMAPILDVARRHHLLVVEDSAQAYTTQRASEARQGDVRFFSFGLLKTGTALGGAIAEVGDPGLRQLMRNVQSRWPMQSRSCYAAKVAKAFMFLVLQRPREYAVFFSVCAAAGSSATAVLRRLTRGFGNHDVFALLRALRQQPCAPLLAMLAWRLSNEDGQRVARRKATGERIMASMAGLSEAGLTLLGNSQARHSHWLLPVCVSDPVALRNDLMLAGFDAHGASNVDAIGGSRVTAMIRGLVFLPCYPEMNEAASDQLCGVVRAHCLSRSQIG; the protein is encoded by the coding sequence TTGGATTTGACCACTGCACATGTGGTCGCTGCCGCGGCTCGCCTTGTTGCTTATAAAACGACTCTTTGCCGAGAGGACGTCGAAAAAAGTTGGGAAGGAGGCGAGGCCGTTGCCTTTCTCTCGGTACGATCCGCCTTTACGGCGCTACTGGAGGCACTTGACTGGCCCGCAGGAAGCGAGATTCTGATCACCGGCATTAACATCGTCGACATGGCGCGCATCATCCAGTCTTTCGGGCATATCGCCGTGCCCATCGATCTAATGTCTTCGACTCTAGCGCCCGACCCCGCCGAAATCCAGACAAGGATCGGGCCTGCCACTCGCGGTTTAGTCGTAGCGCATCTCTTTGGGGGCCACATCGACATGGCTCCGATCCTGGACGTTGCACGCAGACACCACCTCCTCGTAGTAGAGGATTCTGCCCAGGCGTACACAACGCAACGGGCTTCGGAAGCACGCCAAGGCGATGTACGGTTCTTCAGCTTTGGGTTGCTCAAGACAGGCACTGCCTTGGGCGGAGCCATCGCAGAAGTCGGCGACCCTGGACTTCGGCAGTTGATGCGAAACGTCCAAAGCCGCTGGCCGATGCAATCCAGATCCTGCTACGCGGCCAAGGTAGCGAAAGCGTTCATGTTTCTGGTGTTGCAAAGGCCACGGGAGTATGCTGTCTTCTTCTCGGTTTGCGCTGCTGCAGGTTCGTCGGCCACCGCTGTTCTGCGAAGATTGACACGCGGATTTGGCAATCACGACGTGTTTGCGCTTCTCAGGGCGTTGAGGCAACAGCCGTGCGCACCACTGCTGGCAATGCTGGCGTGGCGGTTATCCAACGAGGACGGCCAACGCGTGGCTCGCCGCAAGGCGACTGGTGAGAGAATCATGGCAAGCATGGCCGGTCTCAGCGAGGCCGGGCTTACCCTGCTGGGAAACAGCCAGGCTCGGCATAGCCACTGGCTTCTACCCGTTTGTGTGTCGGACCCCGTCGCGCTTCGGAACGACCTGATGCTTGCCGGATTCGACGCGCATGGCGCATCGAATGTGGATGCTATTGGCGGATCGCGGGTAACAGCGATGATACGCGGGCTCGTGTTCCTGCCGTGTTATCCCGAGATGAACGAGGCCGCTAGCGACCAGCTGTGCGGGGTAGTACGGGCTCACTGTCTCTCACGCAGCCAGATTGGATAG
- a CDS encoding MarR family transcriptional regulator — protein sequence MAHSLRHEIKQNKQFRSRYEEAVLNIARTSNILSNSMEKVFRPHGITATQYNVLRILRGSEPDGLCRNEIRDRMLNRMPDVTRLLDRMEEAGLINRVRDSDDRRLVTTRVTKTGRKLVDGLDEEVENENRRRLGHLTEHQLKTLIGLLTEVRFPE from the coding sequence ATGGCGCATAGTCTCCGGCATGAAATAAAACAGAACAAGCAGTTCAGAAGCCGGTACGAGGAAGCTGTCCTCAACATTGCGCGAACCAGTAACATTCTGAGCAATTCGATGGAGAAGGTGTTCAGGCCACACGGCATCACCGCCACGCAGTACAACGTGTTGCGGATCCTGCGAGGGTCGGAACCGGATGGCCTATGCCGAAATGAGATCCGGGACAGGATGCTGAATCGGATGCCGGATGTAACCAGGCTTCTCGACCGCATGGAGGAGGCGGGACTCATCAACCGCGTGCGCGATTCCGACGATCGACGGCTCGTCACGACGCGAGTGACGAAGACGGGTCGGAAGCTGGTAGATGGCCTCGACGAGGAAGTCGAGAATGAAAACCGCCGGCGGCTTGGGCATCTGACGGAGCACCAGTTGAAAACACTAATTGGGCTCCTCACCGAAGTCCGGTTTCCGGAATGA
- a CDS encoding fused MFS/spermidine synthase, which translates to MIAPAATVSPPQLWSRARSRGVIIFLTFTVFFNAALMFSVEPMFSKLVLPFLGGTPSVWNTCLVFFQAALLVGYGYAHVATRFLDSQRQAILHVTVLALSCLALPLQVRADGIPPAGAGGIAWLLVLLVVSLGVPFVMLASGAPIAQRWVADSGHPRAANPYFLYAASNFGSLIALLSYPLLIEPWLSLSTQRGVWSLGYVMLVLLVSACAALLVLNRKGPDWATLPAATRAVAATPAVTTGDRARWLVYSAVPSSLLVGVTTYISTDVAAVPLLWVVPLAIYLLTFVIAFATRPWLPHPWMVRIEPHVLLAVAIPIFWNFRLPALSGIGLHLTVLFVVAMVCHGELARNKPPAAQLTAFFVWLSVGGLVGGVFNALVAPAVFDGIREYPIALVLAAMLMPGSRAGRRLELADIVFPVVVGAGLVLVTADIGAPPDAFPVLVTACFAIAVFSCRNRPVRFGLALAAVVFAGQARATVAVGRTTVLHAERSFFGVSRVVRPATARVQTLQHGTTVHGAQSLIAGRRLEPITYYHREGPIGDFFRSTTASAIPRRRVAVVGLGTGTLACYGRAGEEWTYHEIDPVVAKIARDPRFFTLLRDCPPAVKIVLGDARLTLGTAGGAARYDILILDAFSSDAIPVHLLTREAVALYFRALAPGGAIAMHISNRHLDLEPVVAAIARDLGVAALVRRDLPVPPQAQLSTGRAQSVWVALARSRNDLGGLTADKRWEQLRRRNDIKSWTDDYSNVARIFAWR; encoded by the coding sequence ATGATCGCCCCAGCCGCGACTGTTTCACCCCCTCAATTGTGGTCGCGAGCCAGATCCCGGGGCGTCATAATTTTTCTCACGTTTACGGTGTTTTTCAACGCTGCGCTCATGTTCAGCGTCGAGCCGATGTTCTCCAAGCTGGTGCTGCCATTTCTGGGCGGCACACCCAGTGTCTGGAATACCTGCCTCGTGTTTTTTCAGGCGGCACTTCTGGTCGGCTATGGGTACGCGCACGTCGCCACCCGGTTTCTCGATTCGCAGAGGCAGGCAATCCTGCATGTCACCGTCCTTGCTCTGTCGTGCCTTGCGCTGCCCCTGCAGGTTCGTGCCGATGGAATACCGCCGGCCGGTGCAGGCGGCATCGCATGGCTGCTTGTCCTTCTGGTAGTGTCGCTTGGCGTTCCTTTTGTAATGCTTGCCAGCGGGGCGCCAATAGCGCAACGCTGGGTTGCGGACAGCGGCCATCCTCGCGCGGCTAACCCCTATTTTCTCTACGCCGCCAGTAACTTCGGAAGTCTCATCGCATTGTTGAGCTATCCGTTGCTGATCGAGCCGTGGCTAAGCCTCTCCACACAGCGCGGTGTGTGGTCGCTCGGCTACGTGATGCTCGTGCTGCTCGTGTCTGCCTGCGCGGCGCTTCTGGTGCTTAACAGGAAGGGCCCGGATTGGGCCACCTTGCCGGCGGCGACCCGAGCGGTTGCAGCGACGCCCGCCGTCACCACTGGCGACCGCGCCCGATGGCTCGTTTACTCTGCCGTGCCGTCGAGTCTGCTGGTAGGCGTCACCACGTACATATCAACGGATGTAGCGGCTGTTCCGCTGTTATGGGTAGTGCCGCTCGCGATATACCTTCTGACGTTCGTCATCGCGTTTGCAACCCGTCCGTGGCTGCCGCATCCGTGGATGGTCCGCATCGAGCCACACGTTCTGCTCGCTGTTGCGATTCCGATCTTCTGGAATTTCAGGTTGCCGGCGCTGAGTGGAATTGGCCTGCATTTGACAGTCCTCTTCGTCGTCGCCATGGTCTGTCATGGCGAGCTGGCTCGCAATAAGCCACCGGCCGCACAACTCACCGCGTTTTTCGTCTGGCTGTCTGTTGGCGGCCTTGTGGGCGGCGTGTTCAACGCGCTCGTTGCTCCCGCCGTGTTCGATGGTATACGCGAGTACCCGATCGCCCTGGTTCTGGCGGCAATGCTGATGCCCGGTTCGCGAGCCGGCCGGCGCCTGGAGCTGGCCGATATCGTGTTCCCGGTCGTCGTAGGCGCTGGCCTCGTTCTGGTGACCGCAGATATAGGCGCACCGCCGGACGCGTTTCCGGTGCTGGTGACAGCGTGCTTCGCGATCGCCGTGTTCAGCTGCCGTAATCGTCCAGTTCGGTTTGGGCTTGCCCTCGCGGCGGTTGTTTTCGCCGGGCAGGCGCGCGCGACCGTTGCCGTGGGACGAACGACCGTACTTCACGCTGAGCGCAGTTTTTTCGGTGTATCGCGCGTTGTGCGGCCAGCGACAGCGCGCGTGCAGACTCTTCAGCACGGAACGACTGTGCATGGTGCACAGTCGCTGATTGCGGGGCGCCGGCTGGAACCCATCACCTACTATCACCGTGAAGGACCGATCGGCGACTTTTTCAGAAGCACGACAGCAAGTGCGATCCCTCGCCGTCGCGTTGCTGTCGTCGGGCTCGGCACGGGAACGCTGGCCTGCTATGGACGCGCCGGAGAAGAATGGACTTATCACGAGATCGATCCGGTGGTCGCGAAAATTGCGAGGGATCCGCGGTTCTTTACACTCCTGCGCGATTGCCCGCCGGCAGTCAAGATCGTTCTCGGCGATGCCCGTCTGACATTGGGCACGGCTGGAGGCGCCGCACGATACGATATTCTGATTCTCGATGCGTTCAGCTCTGATGCGATTCCCGTGCATCTTCTCACGCGGGAGGCAGTAGCTCTTTATTTCCGGGCGCTTGCGCCAGGCGGTGCCATCGCCATGCACATCAGCAACCGGCACCTTGACCTGGAGCCTGTCGTCGCCGCCATCGCGCGCGATCTCGGAGTCGCAGCGCTTGTTCGGCGCGATCTTCCGGTCCCTCCGCAGGCCCAGCTGTCCACCGGCCGTGCCCAGTCGGTCTGGGTAGCGCTGGCGCGCTCGAGAAACGACCTTGGCGGGCTCACGGCCGACAAGCGGTGGGAGCAGCTCCGCAGGCGTAACGACATCAAATCGTGGACAGACGATTACTCGAACGTCGCGCGTATTTTTGCGTGGCGATGA